The Hydrogenophaga crocea genome contains a region encoding:
- the arsC gene encoding arsenate reductase (glutaredoxin) (This arsenate reductase requires both glutathione and glutaredoxin to convert arsenate to arsenite, after which the efflux transporter formed by ArsA and ArsB can extrude the arsenite from the cell, providing resistance.) produces the protein MSDYRIYHNPGCGTSRNVLALMRHCGIEPEVIEYLKTPPSREELVALLQSMGMSVREILRQRGTPYDELRLGEAHWSDDQLLDFVGQHPILMNRPVVVSPLGTRLCRPSEYVLDLLPPPPAQAFRKEDGEPVLDASGKRVT, from the coding sequence ATGAGTGACTACCGCATTTATCACAACCCGGGCTGTGGCACGTCGCGCAATGTGCTCGCGCTCATGCGGCACTGCGGCATCGAGCCCGAGGTCATCGAGTACCTGAAAACACCGCCCTCGCGCGAAGAGCTCGTGGCCCTGTTGCAAAGCATGGGCATGTCGGTGCGCGAGATCCTGCGCCAGCGCGGCACTCCGTATGACGAGCTGCGCCTGGGCGAGGCCCACTGGAGCGATGACCAACTGCTGGATTTCGTCGGCCAGCACCCGATCCTGATGAACCGACCCGTCGTGGTCTCGCCGCTGGGCACACGCTTGTGCCGGCCTTCCGAATATGTGCTCGACCTGCTGCCGCCGCCCCCAGCGCAGGCTTTCCGCAAGGAAGATGGCGAGCCGGTGCTGGACGCAAGCGGCAAGCGGGTCACCTGA
- a CDS encoding arsenate reductase ArsC, whose protein sequence is MENRPYNVLFICTGNSARSLMAEAVLNQLGGGRFRAFSAGSQPAGRPHPMALELLERNRYDTSTLRSKSWDEFAQPDAPEMDFVLTVCDKAAGEVCPVWPGQPISAHWGVEDPAAATGPEDKRRQAFNDALLVLSRRIAIFLALPLDKLDRLALQRELGRIGLSGKPAGAAA, encoded by the coding sequence ATGGAAAACCGGCCCTACAACGTCCTGTTCATCTGCACCGGCAACTCGGCGCGCAGCCTCATGGCCGAGGCGGTGCTCAACCAGCTCGGTGGGGGGCGCTTTCGCGCATTCAGTGCGGGCAGCCAGCCTGCGGGCAGGCCGCACCCCATGGCGCTGGAGCTCCTGGAGCGCAACCGGTACGACACGTCCACGTTGCGCAGCAAGAGCTGGGACGAGTTCGCGCAACCCGACGCGCCCGAGATGGACTTCGTGCTGACCGTGTGCGACAAGGCCGCGGGCGAGGTCTGCCCGGTCTGGCCCGGGCAGCCGATCTCGGCCCATTGGGGCGTGGAAGACCCGGCCGCCGCCACCGGCCCCGAGGACAAGCGCCGCCAAGCCTTCAACGACGCATTGCTGGTGTTGAGCCGGCGCATCGCGATCTTCCTGGCGTTGCCACTGGACAAGCTCGATCGTCTGGCGCTGCAAAGGGAGCTCGGCCGCATCGGCCTCAGCGGAAAACCCGCCGGAGCGGCTGCATGA
- a CDS encoding DAPG hydrolase family protein — protein sequence MTISWNPKPVDSASSGIEVLPDGRLRCWIEHETLHGVTPTMLAWWFRHLEGHMEFEEQHVSRYHVWHPRDHIAVSYTRRLADGSVGVGAQLHIVEMFGGNPRYKGNARSDIVRLDERGFGHRPRWFGLQVAAMDYCFAPVPEGTRYANSLTIGFPSKLAKPLNVLLRRFVFNTARANAWIRHNIEEVGQFERFLPALFTSETNESQPD from the coding sequence ATGACCATCTCCTGGAACCCGAAACCCGTCGACAGCGCGAGCAGCGGCATTGAAGTTTTGCCGGATGGCCGGTTGCGATGCTGGATCGAGCACGAGACCCTGCACGGTGTCACACCGACCATGCTTGCCTGGTGGTTTCGCCACCTTGAAGGACACATGGAGTTCGAGGAGCAGCACGTGTCACGCTACCACGTGTGGCATCCGCGTGACCACATCGCCGTCTCCTACACGCGCCGCCTCGCTGACGGCAGCGTCGGGGTCGGCGCGCAGCTACACATCGTCGAGATGTTTGGCGGCAATCCCCGCTACAAGGGCAACGCACGCAGCGACATCGTGCGGCTCGATGAACGGGGCTTCGGACACCGGCCGCGGTGGTTCGGGCTGCAGGTGGCGGCCATGGACTATTGCTTCGCGCCAGTCCCCGAAGGCACGCGCTACGCCAACAGTCTCACGATCGGCTTCCCCTCGAAGCTGGCCAAGCCACTCAATGTCCTGTTGCGCCGATTCGTTTTCAACACTGCGCGCGCCAACGCATGGATACGCCATAACATTGAAGAAGTGGGACAGTTCGAGCGGTTTCTGCCGGCGCTCTTCACCAGCGAGACCAACGAGTCTCAGCCAGACTGA
- a CDS encoding c-type cytochrome, producing the protein MRGLYETSRKNPMTPTRRFAIALVFTTVLLASTVSAQSFDSRPSPERPRDIVALGRYLVQTTGCNDCHTAGYNAAEGKLAEAQWLTGDRLGWKGPWGTTYATNLRLYFAGMTEERWITHARVMKPRPPMPWFNLRAMSDSDLRAIYRYIKAAGPAGEPAPAYVPPGRTPAGPLVQFP; encoded by the coding sequence ATGCGCGGCCTCTACGAAACTTCGCGGAAGAATCCCATGACACCAACTCGACGCTTTGCCATTGCGTTGGTTTTCACGACAGTGCTGCTGGCAAGTACCGTCTCTGCGCAGTCGTTTGATTCACGCCCCTCCCCTGAACGCCCCCGCGACATAGTGGCCCTGGGGCGCTACCTTGTGCAGACGACCGGCTGCAACGACTGCCACACGGCAGGCTACAACGCGGCGGAAGGCAAGCTGGCCGAAGCACAGTGGCTGACAGGCGACCGGTTGGGCTGGAAGGGCCCCTGGGGCACCACCTACGCAACCAACCTTCGCCTCTACTTTGCCGGCATGACAGAAGAGCGCTGGATCACCCATGCACGGGTCATGAAGCCCAGACCGCCCATGCCGTGGTTCAACCTGCGCGCCATGTCCGACAGCGATCTGCGCGCCATCTACCGATACATCAAGGCCGCAGGACCGGCCGGTGAGCCAGCCCCCGCCTATGTGCCGCCGGGCAGAACGCCAGCAGGACCGCTGGTGCAGTTTCCTTGA
- a CDS encoding efflux RND transporter permease subunit, with protein sequence MIARLIRWSIANRVLVLVATVIVTAWGVLALQRTPLDALPDLSDTQVIVRTTWPGQAPQLVENQVTYPLTTTMLSVLGAKAVRGYSMFGDSFVYVLFDDGVDPYWARSRVLEYLNQAQARLPANARSSIGPDATGVGWIYQYALIDRTGQQDVAQLRALQDWFLRFELKTVADVAEVASIGGMVRQYQIVLDPDRLQAYRITPAMVSDAVGRANQEAGGSVLELGEAEYAVRASGYLRTLDDFRAIPLLTTPAGVSVRLGDVARVQTGPEMRRGIGELDGEGEAVGGIVVMRSGKNALSTIAAVKARLAELQRGLPAGVEIVPVYDRSGLIERAVDNLTTKLIEEFIVVGLVCLAFLFHVRSALVAIVTLPLGVLVAFIVMQQQGINANVMSLGGIAIAIGAMVDAAIVMIENAHKHLERWGQAHPGQTLQGEARWRLMGKAAAEVGPALFFSLLIITLSFVPVFTLQAQEGRLFSPLAYTKTYAMAASAALAVTLIPVLMGYLIRGRIPAEHRNPINRALIAVYRPMLDAVLAWPRLTLGVTALLLVASLWPLQRIGSEFMPPLDEGDLLYMPTALPGLSAAKAAELLQQTDRLIKTLPEVQSVYGKAGRADTATDPAPLEMFETTIQFKPRAQWRAGMTPDRLVEELDRTVRVPGLSNIWVPPIRNRIDMLATGIKSPVGVKVAGPDLATIDRLTGQIERAVKPVPGVSSALAERLTGGRYIDIDIDREAAARYGLNIADVQAVVESAVGGMVIGEVVEGLQRYSINLRYPAELRDSLPRLRALPMVTPVGQRLVLGDVADLRVNDGPPMLRSENARLAGFVYVDVRGRDLRGAVLDMQQAVAAQVSLPPGYSVSWSGQFEFLERASAQLKVVVPFTLLIIFVLLYLTFGRMDEALLIMATLPFALVGGVWLLWMLGHNLSVASAVGFIALAGVAAEFGVIMLVYLKQAWSDRLSQGRGDGEALLEAIREGAVLRVRPKAMTVATIVAGLLPILWSSGTGSEVMQRIAAPMVGGMISAPLLSLFVVPVVYRLLRGR encoded by the coding sequence ATGATTGCCCGGCTCATCCGCTGGAGCATCGCCAATCGCGTGCTCGTGCTGGTCGCCACGGTGATCGTCACGGCATGGGGCGTGCTCGCCTTGCAGCGCACGCCGCTGGACGCATTGCCCGACCTGTCCGATACCCAGGTCATCGTGCGCACCACCTGGCCCGGGCAGGCGCCGCAGCTGGTGGAGAACCAGGTGACCTACCCGCTGACCACCACCATGCTGTCGGTGCTGGGCGCCAAGGCGGTGCGCGGCTACTCGATGTTCGGCGACAGCTTCGTGTACGTGCTGTTCGACGACGGTGTGGATCCTTACTGGGCACGCTCGCGCGTCCTGGAGTACCTGAACCAGGCCCAGGCGCGCCTGCCCGCCAACGCCCGCTCCAGCATCGGGCCCGACGCCACCGGCGTGGGCTGGATCTACCAGTACGCGCTGATCGACCGCACCGGCCAGCAGGACGTGGCACAGCTGCGTGCGCTACAGGACTGGTTCCTGCGCTTCGAGCTTAAGACCGTGGCTGACGTGGCCGAGGTCGCCAGCATCGGGGGCATGGTGCGCCAGTACCAGATTGTGCTCGACCCCGACCGACTGCAGGCCTACCGCATCACGCCGGCCATGGTGAGCGATGCCGTAGGCCGAGCCAACCAGGAAGCCGGCGGTTCGGTGCTCGAGCTGGGCGAGGCCGAGTACGCGGTACGCGCCAGCGGCTACCTGCGCACGCTCGACGACTTCCGCGCGATACCGCTGTTGACCACACCGGCTGGCGTGTCGGTGCGGCTGGGCGACGTGGCGCGCGTGCAGACCGGCCCCGAGATGCGGCGCGGCATCGGCGAGCTCGACGGCGAGGGCGAAGCAGTGGGCGGCATCGTGGTGATGCGTTCGGGCAAGAACGCGCTGAGCACCATCGCCGCCGTAAAGGCCCGGCTGGCAGAACTTCAGCGCGGTCTTCCGGCGGGCGTGGAGATTGTGCCGGTGTACGACCGCTCCGGTCTGATCGAGCGCGCGGTGGACAACCTCACCACCAAACTGATCGAGGAATTCATCGTGGTCGGGCTGGTCTGCCTGGCCTTCCTTTTCCACGTGCGCAGCGCGCTGGTGGCCATCGTGACGCTGCCGCTGGGCGTGCTGGTCGCTTTCATCGTGATGCAGCAGCAAGGCATCAATGCCAACGTGATGTCGCTGGGCGGCATCGCGATCGCCATCGGCGCCATGGTGGACGCGGCCATCGTGATGATCGAGAACGCGCACAAGCACCTGGAACGCTGGGGCCAGGCCCACCCGGGGCAGACGCTGCAGGGCGAGGCGCGCTGGCGGCTGATGGGCAAGGCCGCTGCCGAGGTCGGGCCCGCGCTGTTCTTCTCGCTGCTCATCATCACGCTGAGCTTTGTGCCGGTGTTCACGCTGCAGGCGCAGGAGGGGCGCCTGTTCTCGCCGCTGGCCTACACCAAGACCTACGCCATGGCGGCCTCGGCCGCTCTGGCGGTCACGCTCATCCCGGTGCTCATGGGCTACCTCATCCGAGGGCGCATACCGGCCGAACACCGCAACCCGATCAACCGCGCGCTCATCGCCGTGTATCGGCCCATGCTGGACGCGGTGCTGGCCTGGCCCCGGCTCACGCTGGGGGTGACGGCGCTGCTGCTGGTCGCGAGCCTGTGGCCGCTGCAGCGCATCGGCAGCGAGTTCATGCCGCCGCTGGACGAGGGCGACCTGCTGTACATGCCCACCGCGCTGCCCGGCCTCTCGGCGGCCAAGGCGGCCGAGCTTCTGCAGCAGACCGACCGGCTCATCAAGACCCTGCCCGAGGTGCAGAGCGTGTACGGCAAGGCCGGGCGCGCCGACACCGCCACCGACCCCGCGCCGCTGGAGATGTTCGAGACCACCATCCAGTTCAAGCCGCGCGCGCAGTGGCGCGCCGGCATGACCCCCGACCGGCTGGTGGAAGAGCTCGACCGCACGGTGCGCGTGCCGGGGCTCTCGAACATCTGGGTGCCGCCCATCCGCAACCGCATCGACATGCTGGCCACCGGCATCAAGAGCCCCGTGGGCGTGAAGGTGGCGGGCCCCGACCTGGCCACCATCGACCGGCTCACCGGGCAGATCGAGCGCGCGGTGAAACCCGTGCCCGGCGTGAGCAGCGCGCTGGCCGAACGGCTCACGGGCGGGCGCTACATCGACATCGACATCGACCGCGAGGCCGCCGCGCGTTACGGTCTCAACATCGCCGACGTTCAAGCCGTGGTGGAAAGCGCTGTGGGCGGCATGGTGATCGGCGAGGTGGTCGAAGGCCTGCAGCGCTACAGCATCAACCTGCGCTACCCCGCCGAACTGCGCGACTCGCTGCCCAGGCTGCGCGCCCTGCCCATGGTCACGCCCGTGGGGCAGCGCCTGGTGCTGGGCGACGTGGCCGACCTGCGCGTCAACGACGGCCCGCCCATGCTGCGCAGCGAGAACGCGCGCCTGGCCGGTTTCGTGTACGTGGATGTGCGCGGCCGCGACCTGCGCGGCGCGGTGCTCGACATGCAGCAGGCGGTGGCGGCGCAGGTGTCGCTGCCGCCCGGCTATTCGGTGTCGTGGTCGGGCCAGTTCGAGTTCCTGGAGCGCGCCAGCGCGCAGCTCAAGGTGGTGGTGCCGTTCACGCTGCTCATCATCTTCGTGCTGCTGTACCTCACCTTCGGCCGCATGGACGAGGCCCTGCTCATCATGGCCACGCTGCCGTTCGCACTCGTCGGCGGCGTCTGGCTGCTGTGGATGCTCGGCCACAACCTGTCGGTGGCCAGTGCGGTGGGCTTCATCGCGCTGGCCGGCGTGGCCGCCGAGTTCGGCGTGATCATGCTGGTGTATCTGAAGCAAGCCTGGAGCGATCGGCTGTCGCAGGGCCGCGGCGATGGCGAAGCCCTGCTGGAGGCCATCCGCGAGGGGGCCGTGCTGCGCGTGCGGCCCAAGGCCATGACCGTGGCGACCATCGTGGCCGGCCTGCTGCCGATCCTGTGGAGCAGCGGCACCGGCAGCGAGGTGATGCAGCGCATCGCCGCTCCGATGGTCGGCGGCATGATCAGCGCGCCGCTGTTGTCGCTGTTCGTGGTGCCGGTGGTCTACCGACTGCTACGTGGGAGGTAG
- a CDS encoding ArsJ-associated glyceraldehyde-3-phosphate dehydrogenase, with amino-acid sequence MRVGINGMGRIGRLALRAAMGAAERPADDPRAGNRLEVVHLNETKGGAAATAHLLAFDTVQGRWRADIAAEGDDTVRIDDHRLRFTSHATAADIPWGDLGVDLVLECTGKFLTPETIQGHLDRGAKRVIVAAPVKVAHDPASVLNIVVGVNHDLYDPARHRIVTAASCTTNCLAPVVKVVHEAIGIRHGQITTIHDPTNTNVVVDAPHKDLRRARSAMASLAPTTTGSATAIALIYPELKGKLNGHAVRAPVLNASLTDCVFELQRATTADEVNALFEAAASSGPLQGILGYETRPLVSADYARDTRSSIVDAPSTMVTDGTLLKVYAWYDNEMGYACRMVDLACHLDAIGL; translated from the coding sequence ATGAGAGTGGGCATCAACGGCATGGGCCGCATCGGGCGGCTGGCGCTGCGCGCGGCCATGGGCGCGGCCGAACGGCCAGCGGACGATCCGCGCGCCGGCAACCGCCTGGAGGTGGTGCACCTTAACGAGACCAAGGGCGGCGCCGCGGCCACCGCCCACCTGCTGGCCTTTGACACGGTGCAAGGCCGCTGGCGCGCCGACATCGCGGCCGAGGGCGATGACACGGTCCGCATCGACGACCATCGACTGCGCTTCACCAGCCACGCCACCGCGGCCGACATCCCCTGGGGCGATCTCGGCGTGGACCTGGTGCTCGAATGCACCGGCAAGTTCCTCACGCCCGAGACGATCCAGGGCCACCTGGACCGCGGTGCGAAGCGCGTGATCGTGGCCGCGCCGGTGAAGGTGGCCCATGATCCGGCTTCGGTGCTCAACATCGTGGTCGGCGTGAACCACGATCTGTACGACCCCGCGAGACACCGCATCGTCACCGCCGCGAGCTGCACCACCAACTGCCTGGCCCCGGTGGTGAAGGTGGTGCACGAAGCGATCGGCATCCGCCACGGCCAGATCACCACCATCCACGACCCGACCAACACCAACGTGGTGGTCGACGCGCCGCACAAGGACCTGCGCCGCGCGCGCAGCGCCATGGCCAGCCTGGCGCCCACCACCACCGGCAGCGCCACCGCCATCGCGCTCATCTACCCCGAGCTCAAGGGCAAGCTCAACGGCCACGCGGTGCGCGCGCCGGTGCTCAACGCCTCGCTCACCGACTGCGTGTTCGAACTGCAGCGCGCCACCACGGCCGACGAGGTGAACGCGCTGTTCGAGGCCGCGGCCAGCAGCGGCCCGCTGCAGGGCATCCTGGGTTACGAGACGCGTCCGCTGGTGAGCGCCGATTACGCGCGCGACACGCGCTCGAGCATCGTCGATGCGCCGTCCACCATGGTCACCGACGGCACGTTGCTGAAGGTGTACGCCTGGTACGACAACGAGATGGGTTACGCCTGCCGCATGGTGGACCTGGCCTGTCACCTCGACGCCATCGGCCTCTGA
- the arsB gene encoding ACR3 family arsenite efflux transporter: protein MGLFERWLSLWVALAIVAGVALGTATPGWFAVLASVEYAHVNLVVAVLIWVMIYPMMVQIDWSAVRDVGRRPQGLVLTLVINWLIKPFTMAALGVLFFKYLFAPWVDPQSASEYIAGMILLGVAPCTAMVFVWSQLVRGDPNYTLVQVSVNDLVMVVAFAPIAAFLLGVTDVTVPWSTLLLSTVLYVVLPLVAGVFTRARLLAQGPEALPRLTARLKPWSIAGLLGTVVLLFGFQADTILAQPGVIALIAVPLLIQTYGIFFLGWWGARWLRLPHEVAGPACLIGTSNFFELAVAVAISLFGLHSGAALATVVGVLVEVPVMLSLVALVNRWRPGLGGEAAKGVS from the coding sequence ATGGGCTTGTTCGAGCGCTGGCTGAGCCTCTGGGTGGCGCTGGCCATCGTCGCCGGGGTGGCGCTCGGTACGGCGACGCCAGGCTGGTTTGCGGTGCTGGCGTCGGTGGAGTACGCGCATGTGAACCTCGTGGTTGCCGTGCTCATCTGGGTGATGATCTATCCGATGATGGTGCAGATCGACTGGAGCGCTGTGCGCGACGTCGGTCGTCGCCCGCAGGGCCTCGTGCTCACGCTGGTCATCAACTGGCTCATCAAGCCCTTCACGATGGCGGCGCTCGGTGTGCTGTTCTTCAAGTACCTGTTCGCGCCCTGGGTCGACCCGCAATCGGCCAGCGAGTACATCGCCGGCATGATCCTGCTCGGCGTGGCGCCGTGCACGGCCATGGTGTTCGTGTGGAGCCAGCTGGTGCGTGGCGACCCGAACTACACCCTGGTGCAGGTGTCGGTGAACGATCTTGTGATGGTGGTGGCCTTCGCGCCCATCGCCGCCTTCCTGCTTGGTGTGACGGACGTGACCGTGCCCTGGTCCACGCTGCTGCTGTCGACCGTGCTCTATGTGGTGCTGCCGCTGGTGGCCGGCGTCTTCACGCGGGCGCGACTCCTCGCCCAAGGGCCCGAAGCCTTGCCGCGCCTCACGGCACGCCTCAAGCCCTGGTCCATCGCCGGCTTGCTGGGCACGGTGGTGCTGCTGTTCGGATTCCAGGCCGACACCATCCTCGCGCAACCTGGCGTCATCGCCCTGATCGCGGTGCCGCTGCTGATCCAGACCTACGGCATCTTCTTTCTCGGCTGGTGGGGCGCGCGCTGGCTCAGGCTGCCGCACGAGGTGGCCGGCCCGGCCTGCCTGATCGGCACCTCCAACTTCTTCGAGCTCGCTGTGGCGGTGGCCATCTCGCTGTTCGGGCTGCACTCGGGCGCGGCCCTGGCGACCGTGGTGGGGGTGCTGGTGGAGGTGCCGGTGATGTTGTCGCTGGTGGCGCTGGTGAACCGTTGGCGGCCGGGCCTAGGGGGTGAAGCTGCGAAGGGCGTGTCATGA
- a CDS encoding ArsO family NAD(P)H-dependent flavin-containing monooxygenase: MQQFDVIVIGGGQAALSAGYFLRRSGRSFVILDAEEGAGGAWRHTWRSLRLFSPATWSSLAGWPMPAGSDRYPTRDEVLDYLRRYEERYELPVRRPVTVQSVERTDSGWLVHADQGDWQAAALISATGNWRHPHVPDYKGIDGFRGAQIHSAQYLEPDAFADLRVLIVGGGNSGAQILAEVSQHAQTTWVTERPPVFLPDNVDGGVLFQRATERWRAQQAGRPVDDLPGGFGDIVMVASVVEARSRGVLSAREPFDCFTERGVRWRDGSESDFDAVIWCTGFRPALDHLRSLGLIDAQGKVAVNGTRSLLEPRLWLVGYGEWTGMASATLVGVMRSARSTVDEINAMLAGLSPQSG; this comes from the coding sequence ATGCAGCAATTCGATGTGATCGTCATCGGTGGGGGTCAGGCCGCCTTGTCGGCCGGTTATTTTCTTCGCCGCAGTGGCCGCAGCTTCGTGATCCTCGATGCTGAAGAGGGGGCCGGCGGTGCCTGGCGTCATACCTGGCGATCCCTTCGCCTGTTCTCGCCGGCCACGTGGAGCTCCCTGGCTGGTTGGCCGATGCCGGCGGGCAGCGATCGCTACCCGACGCGAGACGAAGTACTCGACTATCTGCGTCGTTACGAAGAGCGGTACGAGCTGCCTGTGCGGCGACCGGTCACTGTCCAATCTGTCGAACGCACAGACAGCGGATGGCTTGTGCACGCTGACCAGGGCGACTGGCAGGCTGCGGCCCTGATCAGCGCTACCGGCAACTGGCGACACCCGCACGTTCCAGACTACAAGGGGATTGACGGGTTTCGGGGCGCCCAGATCCATTCCGCACAATATTTGGAACCTGATGCTTTCGCTGACCTGCGCGTTTTGATCGTCGGCGGCGGCAATTCAGGCGCACAGATTCTGGCTGAGGTTTCGCAGCATGCTCAGACGACATGGGTTACCGAGAGACCTCCTGTATTTTTGCCCGACAACGTGGATGGCGGTGTGCTGTTTCAGCGCGCCACTGAACGCTGGAGGGCCCAACAGGCCGGGCGTCCAGTGGACGACCTCCCGGGGGGTTTTGGCGATATCGTGATGGTGGCTTCCGTTGTGGAGGCCCGTTCGCGAGGGGTGCTCAGCGCGCGTGAGCCATTCGATTGCTTCACTGAGCGAGGCGTGCGCTGGCGTGACGGATCGGAGTCGGACTTTGATGCGGTTATCTGGTGCACTGGTTTTCGGCCTGCGCTGGATCACCTGCGGTCGCTGGGCCTGATTGATGCTCAGGGCAAGGTCGCTGTGAACGGCACTCGTAGCCTGCTTGAGCCACGGCTGTGGCTGGTGGGCTACGGTGAATGGACCGGCATGGCGTCAGCCACGCTGGTCGGTGTCATGCGAAGTGCGCGCAGCACGGTTGACGAGATCAACGCGATGCTTGCAGGGCTATCGCCTCAGTCTGGCTGA
- a CDS encoding ArsR/SmtB family transcription factor has product MDENDAVQALAALAQVTRLRTFRALVQAGPEGLTPTALAEKLEATATTLSFHLKELHRAGLITQERDGRHLIYRAGFAHMNALLGYLTEHCCEGQPCEVSAGINATCTTC; this is encoded by the coding sequence ATGGACGAGAACGATGCCGTTCAAGCACTTGCTGCGCTGGCCCAGGTCACGCGATTGCGCACCTTCCGCGCGCTGGTGCAGGCCGGGCCCGAAGGGCTCACACCGACGGCACTCGCCGAGAAGCTTGAGGCGACGGCGACCACGTTGTCGTTCCACCTCAAGGAGCTGCACCGCGCCGGCCTGATCACGCAGGAGCGCGACGGCCGCCACCTGATCTACCGCGCCGGCTTCGCCCACATGAACGCCCTGCTGGGCTACCTCACCGAGCATTGCTGCGAAGGGCAGCCGTGTGAGGTCAGCGCCGGCATCAACGCCACCTGCACCACGTGCTGA
- the arsJ gene encoding organoarsenical effux MFS transporter ArsJ, with protein MHAAVRHYAIVTAAYWGFTLTDGALRMLVLLHFYRLGYSPFTLAFLFLLYEAAGVLANLIGGWLATRYGITRMLTVGLSTQIVGFTLLSFLNPAWTAAASVAWVVLAQGVCGVAKDLTKTASKSAIKVTSAQAKEGGGSNSQLFKWVAWFTGSKNAMKGVGFFLGGLLLETLGFRHALWLMAAALALVLIGVIASLPTMMGKSKASKSAKELFAKNPGINALAAARVALFGARDVWFVVGVPVFLYAQGWTFTMVGGFLAAWTIGYGAVQALAPQIVRRSADGLSREVPAARAWSAALALVPAALAVAVFAGAPHLRWVVVGGLAVFGFAFAVNSSVHSYLVLAYAGSEKAAEDVGFYYAANALGRFFGTLMSGLLYQWGGLAWTLAGSALMLTACWLITLRLPLHAGTASVASPAASRAGN; from the coding sequence ATGCACGCCGCCGTCCGCCACTACGCCATCGTCACCGCCGCCTACTGGGGCTTCACGCTCACCGACGGCGCGCTGCGCATGCTGGTGCTGCTGCACTTCTATCGGCTCGGCTATTCGCCGTTCACGCTGGCCTTCCTGTTCCTGCTGTACGAAGCGGCGGGCGTGCTGGCCAACCTCATCGGTGGCTGGCTGGCCACGCGCTACGGCATCACGCGCATGCTCACCGTGGGCCTGTCCACGCAGATCGTCGGCTTCACGCTGCTGTCGTTCCTGAACCCCGCATGGACGGCGGCCGCGTCGGTGGCCTGGGTGGTGCTCGCGCAGGGCGTGTGCGGCGTCGCCAAGGACCTGACCAAGACCGCCAGCAAGTCGGCCATCAAGGTCACGAGCGCGCAGGCGAAAGAAGGCGGGGGCAGCAACAGCCAGCTTTTCAAGTGGGTGGCCTGGTTCACCGGCAGCAAGAACGCCATGAAGGGCGTGGGCTTCTTCCTCGGCGGCCTGCTGCTCGAAACGCTGGGATTTCGCCACGCGCTGTGGCTCATGGCCGCGGCGTTGGCGCTGGTGCTGATCGGCGTGATCGCTTCGCTGCCCACGATGATGGGCAAGAGCAAGGCATCGAAGTCCGCGAAGGAGCTGTTCGCCAAGAACCCCGGCATCAACGCGCTGGCCGCCGCACGCGTGGCCTTGTTCGGCGCGCGGGACGTGTGGTTCGTGGTCGGCGTGCCGGTGTTCCTGTACGCCCAGGGCTGGACCTTCACCATGGTGGGCGGCTTCCTCGCGGCCTGGACCATCGGATACGGCGCGGTGCAGGCGCTGGCGCCGCAGATCGTGCGTCGCAGCGCCGATGGCCTGAGCCGCGAGGTGCCCGCGGCGCGTGCGTGGTCGGCTGCGCTGGCGCTGGTGCCGGCGGCGTTGGCGGTCGCGGTGTTCGCGGGCGCGCCGCACCTGCGATGGGTGGTGGTCGGCGGGCTCGCCGTGTTCGGCTTTGCCTTCGCGGTCAATTCCTCGGTGCATTCCTATCTGGTGCTGGCCTATGCGGGCAGCGAGAAGGCGGCCGAGGACGTGGGCTTCTACTACGCGGCCAATGCCCTGGGCCGCTTCTTCGGCACGCTGATGTCGGGCCTGCTGTACCAGTGGGGCGGCCTCGCATGGACGCTGGCTGGCTCGGCGTTGATGCTGACCGCGTGCTGGCTCATCACGTTGCGCCTGCCGCTGCACGCCGGCACCGCCAGCGTCGCTTCGCCCGCCGCGTCCCGTGCGGGCAACTGA